A genome region from Caloranaerobacter ferrireducens includes the following:
- a CDS encoding Type 1 glutamine amidotransferase-like domain-containing protein has protein sequence MGKYILYSDQMSADNEKVHIKVKQLLGNGNLSLGYIPSTGDKDRKYFSNIKAFYKSYGIQEFIFFDLDEEYDESKVDDLLSCDVIHLSGGDPIFLLNNIKKRNFKPVLKKYADNGIIIGVSGGACNIGENISLFKLFISNLDEALSSRCQLNSLGLVDFEFLPHYNRWNKEFKDNVKEYSKRTGSTIYACNDGDGVIVNDGEIEFVGNIIKIIDGKEM, from the coding sequence TTGGGAAAATATATTTTGTATAGCGATCAAATGTCAGCAGACAATGAAAAAGTACATATTAAAGTGAAACAGTTATTAGGAAATGGCAATTTATCTTTAGGATATATTCCTTCAACTGGAGATAAAGATCGAAAATATTTTAGTAATATAAAAGCATTTTATAAAAGCTATGGTATTCAGGAGTTTATATTTTTTGATTTAGACGAAGAATATGATGAGTCAAAGGTAGATGATCTATTATCATGTGATGTTATTCATTTATCAGGTGGAGACCCCATATTTTTATTAAACAATATTAAAAAAAGAAATTTTAAACCAGTTTTAAAAAAGTATGCTGATAATGGAATTATTATTGGAGTTAGTGGAGGAGCTTGTAATATTGGGGAAAATATATCACTGTTCAAGTTGTTTATAAGTAATCTTGATGAAGCATTAAGTAGTAGATGTCAACTTAATTCTCTAGGATTAGTTGACTTTGAATTTTTACCACATTATAACCGTTGGAATAAAGAATTTAAAGATAATGTAAAGGAGTATTCAAAACGGACTGGAAGTACAATTTATGCTTGTAATGATGGAGATGGAGTAATAGTAAATGATGGGGAAATTGAATTTGTGGGTAATATAATTAAGATAATTGATGGAAAAGAAATGTAA
- a CDS encoding CPBP family intramembrane glutamic endopeptidase, with the protein MKGVVFILILKLFNPIVAILLTSVLFFISHLRTWKIKFVLIGSLVLGLTYAISVYLTKSIWTAIMIHNLNVFGFLILVNKRNIFKEEYAG; encoded by the coding sequence ATTAAAGGAGTTGTTTTCATTCTAATTTTAAAATTATTTAACCCTATTGTAGCTATTTTATTAACATCAGTCTTATTTTTTATATCTCATTTGAGAACGTGGAAAATCAAATTTGTTTTGATAGGTTCATTAGTTTTAGGTTTAACATATGCCATAAGTGTTTATTTAACAAAGAGTATTTGGACTGCTATTATGATTCATAATTTAAATGTATTTGGATTTCTGATTTTAGTAAATAAGAGAAATATATTTAAAGAGGAATATGCTGGTTAA